A stretch of the Dioscorea cayenensis subsp. rotundata cultivar TDr96_F1 chromosome 4, TDr96_F1_v2_PseudoChromosome.rev07_lg8_w22 25.fasta, whole genome shotgun sequence genome encodes the following:
- the LOC120258264 gene encoding auxin-induced protein 15A-like, producing the protein MTRWWLSRAVQSRLLLLRRLPAPEVPADVPVGYVAVQVQGNGPRRRFVVRAAQLNHPAFRELLLLAEEEYGFAHAGPLTLPCDHSVLENAIRRISSSETPDPEDPPLPIG; encoded by the coding sequence ATGACAAGGTGGTGGCTGAGCCGAGCCGTGCAATCACGGCTACTGCTGCTACGGAGGTTACCGGCTCCGGAGGTGCCGGCTGACGTGCCGGTGGGTTACGTGGCGGTGCAAGTGCAGGGAAATGGGCCGAGGAGGAGGTTCGTGGTCAGAGCAGCTCAGCTTAACCACCCGGCTTTTAGAGAGCTGTTACTCTTAGCCGAAGAGGAGTATGGCTTCGCTCATGCCGGCCCGCTTACTCTCCCTTGTGACCATTCCGTCCTCGAGAACGCCATCCGCCGTATATCCTCGTCGGAAACACCGGATCCTGAGGATCCACCTCTGCCGATTGGCTAG